The genomic DNA GCCCGGTCCTCGCCGCGCGCGGAGTCCACCTTCCGCGGCAGCGTGAAGGACAGCACGGTGCCCGCGACGAAGATCACGAAGGCGCCGTACAGCGGCCACCGCGGCCCCACCTGCTGGAGGCCCGCGCCGATCGGCGCGGCCGCGCCGGTGGCCAGCAGCCCGCACAGCGTGACCCGCGAGTTCGCCTTCACCAGCGAGACCCGGGGCGGCAGCAGTCGCGGCACCACGGCGCTCCTGACCACGCCGTACGCCTTCGAGGCGACGAGTACGCCGAGCGCGGCCGGGTACAGCTCGATGCCGCCGGTGGCGACCGCGCCGGACAGCACCAGCGCGAGCACCGCGCGGGCGCCCATCGCGGTCGCCATCGCCGCGCGGCGGCCGTGCGGCAGCCGGTCCAGGAGCGGGCCGATCACCGGCGCGAGGAGGGTGAACGGCGCCATGGTGATGGCGAGGTACAGCGCGACCCGCCCGCGCGCCTCGTCGGTGGGCACGGAGAAGAAGACGGTGGAGGCGAGCGCGACGGTGATCATCACGTCGCCGGCGCCGTTCACCCCGTGCAGCTCGATCAGCTTGCCGAGGCCCGACTCGCCCGCGCCGTGCGCGTGCGTCGCCCGCCGGATGCCGCGCGCGGTGCCGGTCACCGGCAGGCGCAGCGCCCGTCCGACCGCACGGAACCAGGAGCCGGGACCGCGCCACCGGCTCCCGCGCTTGAACTCCGTCCGTGCGGCTGCCACCCCGTCATAGTGCCCCGTCGGCGGCGGCTGTAGCGTCGATACGGCACGGATGGCGGTGATCGAGTCGGGTGCGACCCGCCCGGGAACGCGTGGCCGTACCCCGCCGAAATTCCCGTCGGTGTAGGCCCAGGGCACATGAGCAGGTAGCGTGCGTAGCGCGCCGTGGCGAACGTTCTCGGCCGCGCGCCGTACGGCCATCCCGCAGAATGGATGACGTAGGTGCGCCCGAGCGCGATCGGGCGCGGACGTCGACGCGGTCCACAGGTCCGCTCCGTCCGCCCCTCGCACACAGCGGCGCACTCGTGAGACGGCGTATGGAGAGAAGCGATACCTGTGAGCGCAGCGACAACGCGAAGCCGCACCCCTGACCGCCTGTGCGCCGAGGCCGTCGACCTCGCCCGGGCCGCGGCCGAGGAGGCCGCCGCACCCGGCGTCGTCGGCGAGCACGAGGGCCTGGTGTCGGAGGGCGACCGGGTCGTCACCCACTACTTCGCCTGCAAGGAGATGGGCTACCGGGGCTGGCGCTGGGCCGTGACGGTGGCCCGCGCCTCCCGCGCCAAGATCGTCACGGTGGACGAGGCGGTGCTGCTGCCCGGCCCCGACGCGCTCCTGGCGCCCGAGTGGGTGCCGTGGAGCGAACGGCTGCGCCCCGGCGACATGGGCCCGGGCGACCTGCTGCCCACCGACGCGGAGGACCTGCGCCTGGAGCCCGGCTGGACCGGCGAGGACGAGCCGCCGCCGAACTCCGCGGTCTCGCACGAGATGGCCGACCTGGTCGAGGCCGAGGACGCCGAGGTGACCGCCGGGCCGCCCGCCGAGCTGTCGACCGTGCCGGCCCGCGGCACGATCTCGGCGGTCGCCGAGGAGCTGGGCCTGCGCCGCACCCGGGTGCTGTCCCGGTACGGACTGCACGTCGCCGCCGACCGCTGGGAGGACGGCTACGGCCCGAAGACCGCGATGGCCCAGGCGGCCCCCGCCTCCTGCGTCAGCTGCGGCTTCCTCGCCCGGATCGGCGGCTCGCTCGGACAGGCCTTCGGTGTGTGCGCCAACGAGTTCTCCCCGGCCGACGGGCACGTCGTGTCGCTGGCCTACGGGTGCGGCGGGCACTCCGAGGCGGCGGTCATGCCGAAGCCGCCGCGGGTGGCTCCGCCGGTGATCGACGAGACGCGGGTGGACCCGTTCCCGCTGCGGCCCGCCGCGGACTCCGGGTCGGTCCCGGTGACCGAGGACCAGGCGGTGGCGGAGCTGGGGCACTCCTGAGGTCCGCCGTGGGTGGCTGAGGTCCCTGGGGGCTGCGCCCCCGGGCCCCCCGTCGGCCTTGACGGCCTCGTCCTCGAGCGCCGGACGGGCCGGGTGATGCCGGCCGGGGTCGCCCGGCCGCCGTCGGCGTGGTGTGAGTGCCGGGGCGGTACCTTCGTGGTCCGTCGATGAGGAGAGTCACCGTGAGCATGTTCGTACGGCCTGCCGCCGAGGGTGCCGATCCGTTCGGTACGGCACGGCTGCGGCGCGGGGTGCTGGACGCCTGGGCGACGAGTCCCGCCCGGTTCCGTGAGGACGCCAACGCGGAGGAGGACCTCGTCCTCGGCGGCTACCGCGACCGGCTGGTCGTCGAACTCGCGCAGAACGCCGCCGACGCCGCCGCCCGGGCCGGTGTGCCCGGCCGGCTCCGGCTCACCCTGCGCGACGGCGTCCTCGTCGCCGCCAACACCGGCGCCCCGCTCGACGCGACCGGCGTCGAGTCGCTGTCCACCCTGCGCGCCTCCGCCAAGCGGGACGCGGTTCACGGCTCGGTCGGCCGGTTCGGGGTCGGCTTCGCCGCCGTCCTGGCCGTGACCGACGAGCCCGCCGTGGTCGGCCGGCACGGCGGGGTGCGCTGGTCCCTGGCCGAGGCCCGCGACCTGGCCGCCGACACCGCCCGGCACAGCCCCGGCCTGGGTGACGAGATCCAGCGGCGCGACGGTCACGTACCGCTGCTGCGGCTGCCGTTCCCCGCCGAGGGCACCGCCCCGGACCCGTACGACACGGCGGTCATCCTGCCGCTGCGCGACACGGCCGCCGCCGACCTCGCCGAACGCCTCCTGCACGGCGTGGACGACGCCCTGCTCCTCGCCCTGCCGGGCCTGGCGGAGGTCGTGATCGAGGCGGGCGACGAGGTGCGCACCCTCTCCCGCCGCGCCGAGGACGACCTGACCGTGGTGGAGGACTCCCGG from Streptomyces sp. CB09001 includes the following:
- a CDS encoding MFS transporter encodes the protein MAAARTEFKRGSRWRGPGSWFRAVGRALRLPVTGTARGIRRATHAHGAGESGLGKLIELHGVNGAGDVMITVALASTVFFSVPTDEARGRVALYLAITMAPFTLLAPVIGPLLDRLPHGRRAAMATAMGARAVLALVLSGAVATGGIELYPAALGVLVASKAYGVVRSAVVPRLLPPRVSLVKANSRVTLCGLLATGAAAPIGAGLQQVGPRWPLYGAFVIFVAGTVLSFTLPRKVDSARGEDRALLAADEDHLPGPLRGRGKRPGLRTVGPAVTHALAANAAIRCLTGFLIFFLAFLLRVHPMTGQSAAVSLGIVGVAAGAGNALGTAVGAWLRSRAPEVIIVTVVVIVLGAAVVAAVFFSAFLVACLAAVAGFAQALAKLSLDALIQRDVPEQVRTSAFARSETLLQVSWVFGGAVGIVLPLNGTLGLSVAAAIIATGWLTTVRGLLDSARHGGRTRPRVA
- a CDS encoding DUF3027 domain-containing protein, with protein sequence MSAATTRSRTPDRLCAEAVDLARAAAEEAAAPGVVGEHEGLVSEGDRVVTHYFACKEMGYRGWRWAVTVARASRAKIVTVDEAVLLPGPDALLAPEWVPWSERLRPGDMGPGDLLPTDAEDLRLEPGWTGEDEPPPNSAVSHEMADLVEAEDAEVTAGPPAELSTVPARGTISAVAEELGLRRTRVLSRYGLHVAADRWEDGYGPKTAMAQAAPASCVSCGFLARIGGSLGQAFGVCANEFSPADGHVVSLAYGCGGHSEAAVMPKPPRVAPPVIDETRVDPFPLRPAADSGSVPVTEDQAVAELGHS